Proteins encoded together in one Aurantiacibacter aquimixticola window:
- a CDS encoding tetratricopeptide repeat protein, with product MAKASTPAKPVQTPGKPDREQEMLMREVDEAVRQDQATTFAKKYGVPLGIAIVLLLAAFGGYLFWQNQTESRLQGQSEGLVQALDELEAGNAGIADTELSALTDGDDGAAAMATMMRAGIAAERGQADEAATLFNAVADNGELPAEIRDIAAIRAVTAQYDDLQPQAVIDRLGPLAQPDNPYYGSAGELVAHAYLALGQRDQAGPLLVAISKNENVPQSIRSRTRQLAGSIGFDAIEDVDAALAELVGDGPGAPGAAQQTAAQPAE from the coding sequence TTGGCCAAAGCTTCCACACCCGCGAAACCCGTCCAGACTCCCGGCAAACCCGATCGCGAGCAGGAAATGCTCATGCGCGAAGTCGACGAGGCCGTGCGTCAGGACCAGGCGACCACTTTCGCCAAGAAGTACGGCGTGCCGCTCGGGATCGCCATCGTCCTTCTGCTCGCCGCATTCGGGGGCTATCTCTTCTGGCAGAACCAGACGGAGAGCCGTCTGCAGGGGCAGTCCGAAGGTCTCGTGCAGGCGCTGGACGAACTGGAAGCGGGCAATGCCGGCATCGCCGATACCGAACTGTCGGCTCTCACCGATGGCGACGATGGCGCCGCTGCGATGGCAACCATGATGCGGGCCGGCATCGCTGCGGAGCGCGGGCAAGCCGATGAAGCGGCGACGCTGTTCAACGCTGTCGCCGACAATGGCGAACTGCCAGCGGAAATCCGCGACATCGCCGCGATCCGCGCCGTCACCGCGCAATATGACGATCTTCAGCCGCAGGCCGTGATCGACCGTCTCGGGCCGCTCGCCCAGCCGGACAATCCCTATTACGGCAGCGCGGGAGAGCTCGTCGCGCACGCCTATCTCGCGCTCGGCCAGCGCGATCAGGCAGGGCCGCTTCTCGTAGCGATTTCCAAAAATGAAAACGTGCCGCAATCCATCCGTAGCCGCACGCGCCAGCTTGCCGGCTCGATCGGCTTCGATGCTATCGAGGATGTCGATGCCGCGCTGGCAGAACTTGTCGGTGACGGACCGGGTGCGCCCGGCGCGGCGCAGCAAACGGCCGCTCAGCCGGCCGAATGA
- the rarD gene encoding EamA family transporter RarD, with protein sequence MTDGDISRGRALAYGLGAHLFWGSMPLYLLLVQAVPAGEYVAWRTLLTLPICLAVVWHLGRAEHLKKCLTDRTTLLKLLASSALIAINWWVYVWAIQSEYVYAASLGYYILPIVIMVLGLVFLGERLSRLQWCAVGLAAIGVAALASGALTTLWISLVLGLSFAFYGLIRKTVAAGPLEGLTVEAIILLPLVLAYLGWSAATEDGLAFGRDGWETVGILLGGPMTAIPLILFAAAARALPYTTIGFIQFTAPTLVFLLGLTVFDEALKPAQLICFIAIWSAVAIFSWDIWRKSRASRLATAQPV encoded by the coding sequence ATGACGGACGGCGACATCTCCCGCGGCAGAGCGCTCGCCTACGGGCTCGGCGCTCACCTGTTCTGGGGCTCCATGCCGCTATACCTGCTGCTGGTGCAGGCCGTGCCCGCTGGCGAGTATGTCGCGTGGCGCACGCTCCTGACATTGCCGATCTGCCTTGCCGTCGTCTGGCATCTCGGACGCGCTGAGCACCTCAAGAAATGCCTCACCGATCGCACGACTTTGCTGAAATTGCTCGCCAGCTCCGCGCTGATCGCGATCAATTGGTGGGTCTATGTCTGGGCCATCCAGTCCGAGTATGTCTATGCGGCGAGCTTGGGATATTACATCCTGCCGATCGTCATCATGGTGCTCGGCCTCGTGTTTCTCGGAGAGCGCTTGTCGCGCCTGCAATGGTGCGCCGTAGGGCTGGCGGCCATCGGCGTCGCGGCGCTGGCGAGTGGGGCGCTTACGACCCTGTGGATCAGTCTCGTCCTCGGGCTCAGCTTCGCTTTCTACGGTCTCATCCGCAAGACTGTCGCCGCTGGCCCGCTGGAGGGATTGACGGTGGAGGCGATCATCCTGCTGCCACTCGTTCTCGCCTATCTAGGCTGGAGCGCGGCAACGGAAGATGGCCTCGCCTTCGGGCGCGATGGCTGGGAAACGGTGGGCATCCTTCTCGGCGGTCCGATGACGGCAATCCCGCTGATCCTGTTCGCCGCCGCCGCACGCGCCTTGCCCTACACGACGATCGGCTTCATCCAGTTCACCGCACCGACACTCGTCTTCCTGCTCGGCCTGACAGTGTTCGACGAGGCGCTGAAGCCTGCGCAGCTTATCTGCTTCATTGCAATTTGGAGTGCGGTTGCGATCTTCAGCTGGGACATCTGGCGAAAATCGCGCGCGTCCCGGCTCGCGACGGCTCAGCCGGTGTAG
- the astD gene encoding succinylglutamate-semialdehyde dehydrogenase, with the protein MASRQELVSFEPATGTELWRGEHGDVDALVARARKAWPKWAALPHANRIELARRFANEVRKDEDELADLIARETGKPLWEAKTEVQAVIAKVEISITAYAERTGQRRLDSALQGVAALRHKPHGVMTVLGPYNFPAHLPNGHIVPALIAGNVIIFKPSEKTPAVGEKLVQLLNRCGLPEGVVQLLIGGPEEGKAMVAHDDVDGVLFTGSAQVGIAINRKLATEPGKIVALEMGGNNPIVVWDTPKVKDAAALIMQSAFTTAGQRCTAARRLIVKSSMYDEVIAETKKLADRMIIGGPFEEPAPFMGPVIDNATADQLTESFVYLLSHGGKAIKHMRRIEDDLPFLTPGLIDTTAMAERPDVELFGPLLQVIRVDEFDEAIAEANDTRFGLSASLVGGTPQQYNRFWANIRAGIVNWNRPTNGASSAAPFGGIGLSGNHRPAAYYAADYCAYPVTSTEMQQPRASVGVGFTEK; encoded by the coding sequence TTGGCATCACGACAGGAATTGGTCTCTTTCGAGCCTGCGACAGGCACGGAATTGTGGCGCGGCGAGCATGGCGATGTCGATGCGCTGGTCGCGCGCGCACGCAAGGCCTGGCCGAAATGGGCAGCTCTGCCGCACGCCAATCGTATCGAGCTCGCCCGGCGCTTCGCCAATGAAGTGCGCAAGGACGAGGATGAGCTTGCCGACCTTATTGCGCGCGAAACCGGCAAGCCGCTTTGGGAGGCGAAAACCGAAGTCCAGGCCGTCATCGCCAAGGTCGAGATCTCGATCACCGCCTATGCCGAGCGGACCGGACAGCGAAGGCTCGACAGCGCATTGCAGGGCGTCGCTGCGCTACGGCACAAGCCGCACGGCGTGATGACGGTGCTAGGGCCATACAATTTCCCCGCGCATCTGCCCAACGGCCACATCGTGCCCGCCCTGATTGCGGGCAATGTCATTATCTTCAAGCCGTCTGAAAAGACCCCCGCGGTCGGAGAAAAGCTGGTTCAGCTGCTCAATCGCTGCGGACTTCCCGAAGGCGTCGTGCAATTGCTGATCGGCGGGCCCGAAGAGGGCAAGGCGATGGTCGCGCATGACGATGTCGATGGCGTGCTGTTTACCGGCTCCGCCCAGGTCGGCATCGCAATCAATCGCAAGCTGGCGACCGAGCCGGGCAAAATCGTCGCGCTCGAAATGGGCGGCAACAATCCGATCGTGGTCTGGGACACGCCGAAGGTGAAGGATGCGGCGGCGCTGATCATGCAATCGGCCTTCACCACCGCTGGTCAGCGTTGCACCGCCGCGCGGCGGCTCATCGTGAAATCGTCCATGTATGACGAGGTAATCGCTGAAACGAAGAAGCTGGCGGACCGGATGATCATCGGCGGGCCGTTCGAAGAACCCGCACCTTTTATGGGCCCGGTGATCGACAATGCGACGGCCGATCAGCTGACCGAAAGCTTTGTCTACCTGCTTAGCCACGGCGGCAAGGCAATCAAGCATATGCGCCGCATCGAGGACGATCTTCCGTTCCTGACGCCCGGCCTGATCGACACGACGGCGATGGCGGAGCGGCCTGATGTCGAACTCTTCGGCCCGCTGTTGCAGGTGATCCGCGTGGACGAATTCGACGAGGCTATCGCCGAGGCGAACGATACGCGCTTTGGCCTTTCCGCCAGCCTCGTAGGCGGAACGCCGCAACAGTATAATCGCTTCTGGGCCAATATCCGCGCCGGCATCGTCAACTGGAACCGGCCGACCAACGGAGCGTCAAGTGCCGCCCCGTTCGGCGGCATCGGCTTGTCGGGCAATCATCGTCCGGCCGCCTATTACGCAGCCGATTATTGTGCCTACCCGGTGACGAGCACCGAAATGCAGCAACCCCGCGCCAGCGTTGGGGTGGGCTTCACCGAGAAGTGA
- a CDS encoding methyltransferase family protein, whose amino-acid sequence MDVRSDTALRLPASDVSPWVGLIGLATLLSYILFARSFPEISAALGFENDLGRLSGPYSALLAMVLTGGAMAAWSVCVEKVHRNPSTGIDWDRRRPVADVLNDSITKLAGLWATWFIIAGLYCLGRWYWDGAYLFAMQVMGAAVVPLVLLSVPYVIWIDRVMDDPRDQSWHFGAMLIGRENFDVELVKKHWRAWIIKGFFSAFMISILPSGFAAVVDSDVTEIVRDPVRLGVLLFELLFVIDVQIGTVGYLLTFRPLDAHIRSGNPFLAGWLAALVCYPPLAWGVLGNILQYEVNTADWAYWLADYPALLWLWAGWLVFLTAIYAWATVAFGIRFSNLTYRGVLTNGPYRFTRHPAYVAKNLFWWGSVLPFLVTNGSMVDMIRNTAFLALVSGIYYWRARTEEAHLLLEDEKYREYWDWMQENGAITSRIARLLDRMNPRKGMSGAVQPAE is encoded by the coding sequence ATGGACGTTCGCTCTGACACTGCCTTGCGGCTACCCGCTAGCGATGTTTCGCCTTGGGTCGGCTTGATCGGCCTGGCAACGCTGCTGAGCTACATCCTGTTTGCGCGTAGCTTTCCCGAAATCAGCGCAGCGTTGGGGTTCGAAAACGATCTCGGGCGGCTGTCCGGCCCGTATTCTGCGCTGCTCGCAATGGTTCTCACCGGTGGTGCGATGGCGGCATGGTCCGTATGTGTCGAGAAGGTGCATCGCAACCCATCGACCGGGATCGACTGGGATCGCCGCCGCCCCGTCGCCGACGTTCTGAACGACTCGATTACCAAGCTCGCCGGGCTTTGGGCGACGTGGTTCATCATAGCCGGGCTGTACTGCCTCGGTCGTTGGTATTGGGATGGTGCCTACCTCTTCGCAATGCAGGTGATGGGCGCGGCAGTCGTGCCGTTGGTGCTTCTTTCCGTACCCTACGTGATCTGGATCGACCGGGTCATGGACGATCCGCGCGACCAGTCCTGGCATTTCGGCGCGATGCTGATCGGGCGCGAAAATTTCGACGTGGAACTGGTGAAGAAGCACTGGCGCGCCTGGATCATCAAGGGGTTCTTTTCCGCCTTCATGATCTCCATCCTCCCGAGCGGCTTCGCAGCGGTGGTCGACTCCGATGTAACGGAGATTGTCCGCGATCCGGTCCGACTGGGCGTACTGCTTTTCGAGCTTCTGTTTGTCATCGATGTGCAGATCGGGACGGTCGGATACCTTCTGACTTTCCGCCCGCTCGATGCTCATATCAGGAGCGGCAACCCATTCCTCGCGGGATGGCTGGCGGCGCTTGTCTGCTATCCCCCGCTCGCCTGGGGCGTGCTCGGCAACATTCTTCAGTATGAGGTGAACACGGCGGACTGGGCTTACTGGCTGGCGGACTATCCTGCGCTGCTATGGCTGTGGGCAGGCTGGCTGGTGTTCCTCACTGCAATCTACGCCTGGGCGACCGTCGCCTTTGGCATTCGATTCTCGAACCTCACCTATCGCGGCGTCCTGACGAATGGACCATATCGTTTTACACGCCATCCAGCCTACGTGGCGAAAAACCTTTTCTGGTGGGGTTCCGTCCTGCCATTCCTCGTCACGAATGGATCGATGGTGGACATGATCCGCAACACCGCCTTCCTCGCTCTTGTCAGCGGTATCTATTACTGGCGCGCAAGGACGGAAGAAGCGCATTTGTTGCTCGAGGATGAGAAATACCGGGAATATTGGGACTGGATGCAGGAAAACGGCGCCATCACATCGCGGATTGCCCGGCTGCTCGATCGGATGAATCCGCGCAAGGGCATGAGCGGCGCTGTGCAGCCCGCGGAATAG
- a CDS encoding alpha/beta fold hydrolase gives MGDQAYRDGSWQSGDGLTLHFRDYPGRDDRPLILCIPGLTRNVRDFEPVAEAFAGEWRIICVDLRGRGKSDYAKDAASYTPAQYVQDIAALFEQEKLERVVAVGTSLGGIVSMLWAAQTPERFAGVVLNDIGPTIEEEGLARIRDYVGQGRSFPTWMHAARALRETNLLAYPDYATQDWLRLAKRLMVVGGSGRITFDYDMRIAEPFSDPPAEPFDMWPVYAKLDDTPVLALRGELSDILSHETLARMERELPNVDAVTVPRVGHAPTLEEPEAQAAIARLLGKVA, from the coding sequence GTGGGCGATCAAGCCTATCGGGATGGCAGCTGGCAGAGCGGCGATGGGCTGACATTGCACTTCCGCGATTATCCGGGACGTGACGACCGTCCGCTGATTCTTTGCATCCCCGGCCTCACCCGCAACGTCCGCGATTTCGAGCCGGTTGCCGAAGCCTTTGCCGGCGAATGGCGGATCATCTGCGTGGACCTGCGTGGCAGGGGCAAGAGCGATTACGCGAAGGACGCCGCCAGCTACACGCCTGCGCAGTACGTGCAGGACATTGCCGCGCTGTTCGAGCAGGAGAAGCTGGAGCGTGTCGTGGCCGTCGGAACATCCCTTGGCGGCATCGTCTCCATGCTGTGGGCCGCTCAGACCCCCGAGCGATTTGCGGGCGTGGTGCTGAACGATATCGGGCCGACGATCGAGGAAGAGGGCCTTGCTCGCATTCGCGATTATGTTGGCCAGGGCCGCAGCTTCCCGACCTGGATGCACGCCGCCCGCGCTCTGCGTGAGACCAACCTGCTCGCTTATCCCGATTACGCGACACAGGACTGGCTGCGGCTGGCAAAGCGACTGATGGTGGTGGGCGGTAGCGGGCGCATTACCTTCGATTACGATATGCGTATTGCGGAACCGTTCTCCGATCCGCCTGCCGAGCCTTTCGACATGTGGCCCGTCTACGCGAAACTTGACGACACACCGGTGCTGGCGTTGCGCGGAGAGCTGTCGGATATTCTCTCTCATGAGACGCTGGCCCGGATGGAGCGCGAATTGCCGAATGTCGATGCCGTAACCGTGCCCCGCGTCGGCCATGCGCCCACGCTCGAGGAGCCGGAGGCTCAGGCCGCCATTGCTCGCCTGCTGGGGAAAGTCGCATGA
- a CDS encoding glycosyltransferase gives MTKSPRILHLHSTFDAGGKELRSVRLMNEWGKAAEHSIVSGDLDRRGAAYMIAKKVKVRWPKFPSLTGRPTPGRLAAIAKAMAGYDLICTYNWGAIDAVMAHTIFADAYKLPPLVHHEDGFNEDEAGRLKRRRNWYRRIALGRTAALVVPSATLEDIALNVWDQPRSRVRRIPNGIDTRAFAAPPKRDILPRLLKRKGEFWVGSLAGLRAVKQQDMLVRTIEGLPMEWQLVIAGEGPEREVLLAEAERIGVEDRVHLPGFVSDPQKLVGLFDVFALSSQSEQFPISVVEAMAAGLPIVAPRVGDIGAMVSSENGPLLVDPGDERALERSLAQLAADPAERKRIGAANKKKAREEFDERKMIERYRGLYWGLMDKYPRPAASAPAREA, from the coding sequence ATGACCAAATCGCCCAGGATCCTGCACCTGCACTCCACCTTCGATGCAGGCGGCAAGGAGCTGCGCAGCGTCAGGCTGATGAACGAATGGGGCAAGGCGGCGGAGCATTCGATTGTTTCGGGCGATCTGGACAGGCGCGGTGCCGCATACATGATCGCCAAAAAGGTGAAGGTCCGCTGGCCGAAATTCCCGTCGCTCACTGGCAGGCCCACGCCGGGTCGGCTGGCCGCGATTGCAAAGGCGATGGCGGGGTATGACCTGATCTGCACATACAATTGGGGCGCGATCGACGCGGTGATGGCGCACACCATCTTTGCCGATGCGTACAAGTTGCCGCCCCTCGTGCATCACGAGGACGGCTTCAACGAGGACGAGGCGGGGCGGCTGAAGCGTCGCCGGAACTGGTATCGGCGCATCGCTTTGGGGCGGACGGCGGCGCTCGTTGTGCCGTCGGCGACGCTGGAGGATATCGCACTCAATGTCTGGGACCAGCCGCGCAGCCGGGTGAGGCGCATTCCCAACGGGATCGACACCCGCGCCTTTGCCGCGCCGCCCAAGCGCGACATCCTGCCGCGCCTGCTTAAACGCAAGGGCGAATTCTGGGTTGGATCGCTCGCGGGCCTGCGCGCGGTCAAGCAGCAGGACATGCTGGTGCGCACGATCGAAGGTCTGCCGATGGAATGGCAGCTCGTGATTGCCGGGGAAGGGCCGGAGCGCGAGGTGCTGCTGGCCGAGGCCGAGCGCATCGGCGTGGAGGACCGCGTTCATCTGCCCGGCTTCGTGTCCGATCCGCAGAAACTCGTCGGCCTGTTCGATGTCTTCGCACTGTCCAGCCAGTCCGAACAGTTTCCCATCTCCGTGGTCGAGGCGATGGCGGCTGGCTTGCCGATCGTCGCGCCGCGCGTCGGCGATATCGGTGCGATGGTGTCGAGCGAGAACGGCCCCTTGCTGGTCGATCCGGGTGACGAGCGGGCGCTGGAACGATCGCTCGCGCAGCTTGCCGCCGATCCGGCGGAGCGCAAGCGCATCGGCGCGGCGAACAAGAAAAAGGCGCGCGAGGAATTTGACGAGCGCAAGATGATCGAGCGGTATCGGGGCCTTTACTGGGGGCTGATGGACAAATATCCGCGCCCAGCAGCCTCCGCTCCGGCGCGGGAAGCTTAA
- a CDS encoding protein adenylyltransferase SelO family protein: protein MRAEPQPSEYRPSIKVRKVAGFLADPVEAAQFPQTELRFRNDRWDEAVGLGAMPNTDFVRHFGKFMPLPDNLPQPLALRYHGHQFQTYNPEIGDGRGFLFAQLRDGQDRLLDLGTKGSGTTPYSRSGDGRLTLKGAVREILATEMLEALGVYTSKTFAVVETGEELWRNDEPSPTRSAVLTRLSHGHVRIGSFQRLMALEEHAALAKLVDYCLEAFPGPPPPADAPGRDEPAIILMHQVTERLADLAASYMVAGFVHGVLNTDNMNISGESFDYGPWRWLPEWDPRFTAAYFDQTGLYAFGRQPDAIRWNLGQFAIALRPLAESQPLIAALERFGALYGEAMMRRFAWRLGVEQRGPARDAALIEAAEVTMRKEGIGPDHFFHRHRGGRGAAGKLAEALEGYADVGSEDSYWNAHDPQAMLIDEVEAIWAAIDKRDDWQMLRDKVAAIRRLGDALGEPPAPRGHASTM, encoded by the coding sequence ATGCGCGCCGAACCGCAACCTTCAGAATATCGCCCAAGCATAAAAGTTCGCAAGGTGGCGGGTTTTCTCGCCGATCCGGTTGAAGCGGCGCAGTTTCCGCAAACCGAGCTACGCTTTCGCAATGACAGGTGGGACGAGGCTGTCGGTCTTGGTGCCATGCCGAACACAGACTTTGTCCGCCATTTCGGTAAGTTCATGCCATTGCCGGACAATCTGCCTCAGCCGCTCGCATTGCGTTACCACGGGCACCAGTTCCAGACTTACAATCCTGAAATCGGCGACGGGCGCGGCTTTCTCTTCGCACAATTGCGGGATGGGCAGGACCGGCTGCTCGACCTGGGCACCAAGGGAAGCGGGACGACGCCCTATAGCCGCTCGGGCGATGGCCGGCTGACGTTGAAAGGGGCGGTGCGCGAAATCCTTGCGACCGAAATGCTGGAGGCGCTGGGGGTCTACACCTCGAAGACCTTTGCCGTTGTCGAGACCGGCGAAGAGCTCTGGCGCAATGACGAGCCCTCGCCCACCCGCTCAGCCGTCCTGACCCGGCTGAGCCACGGACATGTCCGTATCGGCAGTTTCCAGCGATTGATGGCGCTGGAAGAGCATGCGGCGCTGGCAAAGCTTGTCGATTACTGCCTCGAAGCATTCCCTGGGCCGCCGCCGCCCGCCGATGCGCCCGGCAGGGACGAGCCCGCCATCATATTGATGCATCAGGTGACCGAGCGCCTAGCCGATCTTGCCGCCAGCTACATGGTCGCCGGCTTCGTTCATGGCGTGCTCAACACCGACAACATGAATATCAGCGGCGAAAGCTTCGATTACGGGCCGTGGCGCTGGCTGCCGGAATGGGACCCCCGCTTCACCGCTGCCTATTTCGATCAGACGGGTCTCTACGCCTTCGGTCGCCAGCCCGACGCGATCCGCTGGAATCTCGGCCAGTTCGCCATCGCCCTGCGTCCCTTGGCGGAGAGCCAGCCTTTAATCGCCGCGCTGGAGCGTTTCGGGGCGCTCTACGGCGAAGCGATGATGCGGCGCTTTGCGTGGCGATTGGGCGTCGAACAGCGTGGGCCTGCGCGCGACGCGGCACTTATCGAAGCTGCCGAAGTGACGATGCGCAAAGAGGGGATCGGCCCGGACCATTTCTTCCACCGCCATCGCGGCGGGCGCGGTGCAGCCGGAAAGCTGGCCGAAGCGCTGGAAGGGTACGCAGATGTCGGCAGCGAGGATAGCTATTGGAATGCGCACGATCCGCAAGCCATGCTCATCGACGAGGTCGAAGCGATCTGGGCCGCGATCGACAAGCGCGACGATTGGCAGATGTTGAGAGACAAGGTCGCCGCGATAAGGCGGTTGGGCGATGCACTGGGGGAACCGCCCGCACCGCGAGGCCATGCGTCCACAATGTGA
- a CDS encoding PQQ-like beta-propeller repeat protein has translation MTKTVSRSAISIARAALALGVALSLSACETLGIGGGDDKEDETPTLGNRQPILSRIATEVVADSALAGTAVVVPPAETNETWAQAGGTASKVSGHVTLSATPTRVWTAAIAGTTNTRRLAAAPVVAQGMVFAVDTSAVVHAFDAATGTPRWRHRIEVSGDLEDATFGGGASYSDGRIYATNGVGDVVALDAATGNQIWRVKPGGPLRGAPTVAFNNVFVMTQDNQIFALAAEDGDVNWQKAAAIGQQGVFGVAAPAAGQGTVLAGFSSGELVAYRYENGRELWSDALARTSISTQVGTLTDVDADPIIDQGRVYALGQGGRMAAYELLTGQRIWELTLAGISTPTIAGEWVFTLTDDARILAIQRNSGRIRWMTQLDQWRDVKDKEGPIFWTGPVLASNRLWIASSQGYVKSVDVMNGTVADLTQLEDGVTLPPVVANNMLYILDDRGRIHAFR, from the coding sequence ATGACCAAGACCGTATCCCGCTCCGCCATATCCATCGCTCGTGCCGCCCTTGCGCTCGGCGTCGCGCTCTCGCTTTCCGCGTGCGAAACGCTGGGCATCGGGGGCGGTGACGACAAGGAAGACGAAACGCCGACGCTGGGCAATCGCCAGCCGATCCTGTCCCGCATCGCAACGGAAGTAGTCGCCGATTCCGCGCTCGCTGGCACGGCCGTGGTCGTGCCGCCGGCGGAGACGAACGAAACCTGGGCGCAGGCCGGGGGAACGGCGTCCAAGGTGTCGGGCCACGTGACGCTGTCTGCAACGCCGACGCGCGTCTGGACCGCCGCGATCGCCGGCACGACCAATACGCGCCGGCTGGCAGCAGCGCCAGTCGTTGCGCAGGGTATGGTATTTGCTGTCGATACGTCGGCCGTGGTTCACGCCTTCGACGCAGCGACCGGCACACCGCGCTGGCGTCACCGCATCGAAGTTTCCGGCGATCTCGAAGATGCGACCTTTGGTGGCGGTGCGAGTTATTCCGACGGACGCATCTATGCCACCAATGGTGTCGGCGATGTCGTGGCGCTCGACGCGGCGACCGGCAACCAGATCTGGCGCGTAAAGCCGGGCGGCCCGCTGCGCGGCGCGCCGACAGTGGCGTTCAATAACGTCTTCGTGATGACGCAGGACAACCAGATCTTCGCGCTCGCGGCCGAAGACGGCGACGTGAACTGGCAGAAAGCCGCTGCCATCGGCCAGCAGGGCGTGTTCGGCGTCGCCGCTCCCGCGGCTGGGCAAGGCACCGTTCTGGCAGGCTTTTCCAGCGGCGAGCTCGTCGCCTATCGGTATGAGAACGGGCGCGAGCTGTGGTCCGACGCTTTGGCGCGTACCTCCATCTCCACGCAGGTCGGCACGCTGACCGACGTCGACGCCGATCCGATCATCGATCAGGGCCGCGTTTATGCGCTGGGGCAGGGCGGCCGCATGGCTGCGTATGAATTGCTGACCGGCCAGCGCATCTGGGAGCTCACTTTGGCGGGCATTTCCACGCCCACTATCGCCGGCGAATGGGTCTTCACCCTTACCGACGATGCGCGCATCCTTGCGATCCAGCGCAACTCCGGGCGCATCCGCTGGATGACCCAGCTCGACCAGTGGCGCGATGTGAAGGACAAGGAAGGCCCGATCTTCTGGACCGGCCCGGTCCTGGCCAGCAATCGCCTGTGGATAGCCAGTTCGCAGGGTTACGTGAAATCGGTCGATGTGATGAACGGCACCGTGGCGGATTTGACGCAGCTGGAAGACGGCGTGACCCTGCCGCCCGTGGTCGCCAACAACATGCTTTACATCCTCGACGATCGCGGACGGATCCACGCCTTCCGTTAA